A stretch of DNA from Gammaproteobacteria bacterium:
CAGATCGTCAATGACGACGACGATATACGGGACCGGCTCGAGCAACGGCGTAGCCAGTCCGTCCACGGGGGTGTGAAACGGATGCGCGATAGGCTGACCGCTCGCCTCGGCCTCATGGATGCGTTTGTTGTAGCCGCCGATGTTGCGTACCCCCAGCGCCGACATTAAACGATAGCGCTTGTCCATCTCCGCAACACACCAGCGCAGCGCGTGCGCCGCTTCCTTCATGTCGGTGACTACCGGCGTCAACAGGTGCGGGATGCCTTCATAAATGGAAAGCTCCAGCATCTTCGGATCTATCAGGATCAGGCGCACCTCGTCGGGCTTGGCGTTGAAGAGCAGACTCAAGATCATGGCGTTGATCGCCACCGATTTACCGGAGCCGGTGGTACCCGCCACCAGCAGGTGCGGCATCTTGGCGAGATCCACCACCACCGGATGACCACTGATGTCCATGCCCAGGGCGAGCGTAAGCTTTGATGCCGCATCGTTGTATTCTTTGGACTGCAGTGTCTCAGTGAGCCGTACCAGGCTGCGCCGCTCATTGGGTATTTCCAGCCCGATCACCGGCTTGCCGGGAATGACCTCAACGATACGCACGCTGGGCACGGACAAACTGCGCGCGAGGTCTTTCACCAGATTGGTGATCTGGTTGACCTTCAAACCGGGCGTAGGCTGCAACTCAAAGCGCGTGATCACCGGGCCGGGATGCACGGCGACCACTTGCACCTCGATGCCGAAGTCGAGCAGTTTCAACTCAACCTGGCGCGACATGGCCTGCAGTGCGTCGTCGGAGAGACCTTGCTGCGCGGGTTCGGGAGGATCGAGCAACGACAACGGCGGCAAGGAACCGGCGGGCTGGTCGAACAAAGGCACCTGCCGTTCCTTCTCCACCCGTTCGCTCACCTCGAAATTCTTGATGACCGGCTCAATGCGCGGCGGCGTCCGTTTGCCTGTCTTTATGCGCTGCGCCGTCACCGTCTCATCGCGCTGGATGCGCGCGCGGCGTCCGGCCCAGCGCTCCTGCAGGTCGAGCCACAGCGGTCTGAGTCTTGCCATGAGGGTGAGGGTTAGGCGGCCCAGGGTATCGGTCAGCCACAGCCAGGAAAGGCCCGTCGCCAAGGTCACGCCAGTCAGAAACAAGGCCAGCATCAACAGTGTCGCACCCAGAGGATTGAATGCGCCTACCAGACCCTTTACAACCTCTTCGCCAAGGATGCCGCCGGCGCTCTCCGGCATGGTCGCGGAGAAGATGTGCAATGTCGCCAGTCCAGCGCCCGCCGTGAGCGCCAGCACAAAGCCGACGCCGGCCAGTATCAAATGGCGCGGATCGAACCCTTCACCGCTGTGACGCTGTTTGAACACCACCCAGCCGGCGTAGCCAATCATCAGCGGAAACAGATAGGCAAGGTAGCCAAACAGGTGTAAGAAGATGTCGGCAAACCACGCCCCCGCAACCCCCCCCCTATTGGCTACCTGGCCTGCGGCGTCACTATGCCACCAGCCCGGGTCCGAGGGCTGGTGAGTAGAGAGCGACGCCCACAGATACACGGCAATCGCACCGCCTAAAAACAACGCGCCTTCGCGCAGGCGCGGGCCCAGGCGGCGCGCCAGCGGCGCAAAGGGATTGACGGGATCTTTTTTGCGAGAGGCTTGGGGCATGGATACGGGTGAGGGGTGAGGAGTGAGGAGAAATCGGATTTACGCCTCACACCTCACACCTCACGCCTCACTTTCTTCAGAACGGGATGTCATCATCAAGGGTATCGGTCGCAGGCGCAGGCGCCGGTTTACCCGCCTTTGCCTCTACACCGCCTGGCTCCGACTGATAGCTCGGGCTGCCCTGGCCTGCGCGGCTGCCCAACATCTGCATCTCGTTAGCGATGATCTCGGTAGTGTAGCGGTCGGCGCCGGTGTTTTTATCCTGCCATTTGCGGGTGCGCAGGCTGCCCTCGACATAGACCTGTGAACCCTTCTTCAAATATTCGCCGACGATCTCGGCGAGCCGATTGTAAAACACCACATTGTGCCATTCGGTGCGCTCCTGCTGCTCGCCGGTGGTCTTGTCCTTCCAGGATTCGCTGGTGGCGAGGGTGACATTGGCCACCGCGCCGCCGCTCGGCATGTAGCGCACCTCCGGGTCTTTGCCCAGATTGCCGATCAGGATGACTTTATTTACACCTCTTGCCATAACTCTCTCCTTACTAAAAAATATTGGCCGAATGAATTCGGCCCAACCCTAGGCGAATATTACGCCTCGGCCGCAGAAAATTCACGCAGCGCCGTCTCATCGAGCAGCGCGCTGTCTACCTTTAAATAGGCGACGCCCTCCTCCGCGACGACCACCGCCTCGACCACGCCCGGCACCTTTTTGAACCGGGAGGCCAGCTCGTACGCCCGCTCGGCGCTAATTGTACCGACATTGACCATCCGGTTTCTGAGATAGCGCGGGCTGGGCATACCCACCGCCACCAGCACCCAAGTGGCCGCCATCAGGGCGCAAAACCCGAACACGGCGGCAAGTCCATACGCGCCCAGCAGCCACCCCCCCGCCCCCCCGCCTATGAAGGCGCCGATGAACTGCGAGGTGGAGTAAATCCCCATTGCCGTGCCCTTGCTGTCGGCGGGCGCCGCCTTGGAGATGAGCGAGGGCAACGTCGCCTCCAGGATATTAAAGGCCGTGAAGAACAGCAACAGCGCCACGGTAATGCCGGCCACGGACTCATACCCCGCGATCAGGCCCAGTTCCGACAACCCCAGCAGCACGATCGCCCCGACAAAGACCTGTTTCATGCAGCGGCGCTTCTCGGCCACAATCACAAACGGCGCCATGACCGCTATCGCAACCAGCATGACCGGTAGATACACCCACCAATGATGATCGCTGGAGAGCCCCGCGTGATCGCGCAATGCGAGCGGCAAGGCAACGAAACTCGCCATCAACATGGCGTGTAGCGCCAAAATCCCGAAATTGAGCCGCATGAGCTGCGCATCGCCGAACACCCCTGCAAACTTGGAGGGCATAGCCTCGGCGTCACGATGAAAGCGGCTGTCTACATGCTGCGGGACGCCCAGCTTCAACACTACAATGCCCCCCAAGGCCAACAGGGCGGTCAGCCAAAAGATGCCCGGCACACCGATCCAGCTATTGAGCAGGGGGCCTGCGACCAGCGCCACGGCGAAGGACAATCCTATCGTGGTGCCGATCACCGCCATCGCCTTGGTGCGCTGCTCCTCGCGTGTGAGGTCGGCCGCCAGCGCCATCACCGCCGCGGCGATCGCCCCGCTGCCTTGCAGAAAACGGCCGATGATGACGCCCCAAATCGTGCCGGAGAGGGCTGCCACCACGCTGCCCAGGGCGAACAGGAGCAGGCCGATAATGATAATGGGCTTGCGCCGAAAGCGGTCGGACAACATCCCAAACGGAATCTGCAGCACGGCCTGGCTCAGGCCATAGGCGCCGATGGCGAGCCCGATCAGCATAGGGGTGGCGCCGGTGAGGTGATCCGTGGCGTACAGCGAGAACACCGGCAGGATCAGGAACAGGCCCAGCATCCGCAGTGCGTAGATCCCGGCCAGCGAAAAGGTGGCGCGGCGCTCAGTAGGGGTCATGCCGTTTTCGCCCATACTGGGAGTTTTCTTTTGCACCATGGTGGACGTATAGTAGCAGGTTTAGGGCGCCTCTAAAAATAGTGAATTTTGTCTTTAGGCAAGGCGAAATTCTGCGAGGAAGCGGAGTGTACACGACAGTACATGAGCATTCCGAGCGGAATTTCAACGCCGCCTAAAGACAAAAGACGCATTTTTAGAGGCGCCCTTTACGTTGTTCACGGAAAACCTGTATGAACACCCTCCGCATCCGCGGCGCCCGCACCCACAACCTGCAAAATATAGATCTCGACCTCCCCAGGGATAAGCTCATCGTCATCACCGGCCTGTCGGGTTCGGGCAAGTCCTCGCTCGCCTTCGACACCCTCTATGCCGAGGGTCAGCGCCGCTACGTGGAATCGCTGTCCAGCTACGCGCGCCAGTTCCTCTCGATCATGGAAAAACCCGATGTGGATCACATCGAAGGCCTGTCGCCCGCCATCTCGATTGAGCAAAAATCCACCTCGCACAACCCGCGTTCCACGGTCGGCACCGTCACCGAGATCTACGACTACCTGCGCCTGCTGTTCGCGCGCACCGGCGAGCCGCACTGCCCGGAACACGACACCGTGCTGGAGGCGCAAACCATCAGTCAAATGGTGGATCAGGTCATGACTCTTCCCGAGGGCACGGCGCTCATGTTGCTCGCACCCGTGGTGCAGAATCGCAAGGGCGAACATGTGCAGGTGCTCGATGAACTGCGCACCCGGGGATTTGTGCGCGCCCGCATAGACGGCAGCCTGGTGGGTCTCGATCAGGCGCCCGCACTCGATCTGCGCAAGAAACATACGATTGAAGTCGTCATAGACCGCTTCAAGGCTCGCCCCGGCCTGGAACAGCGCCTGGCCGAGTCGTTCGAGACGGCGCTGGCCTTGAGCGAGGGCATGGTGCGCGTCGCCTTTATGGAAAGCGCCAATGACGTACAGGGAAGAACTAATGTCGCGCGAGGCAGGACGCCGGGAGCGACTGGAAAAACACCGGCCGATCTCGTGTTCTCGGCCAAATTCGCCTGCCCTATCTGCGGCTACAGCCTGAGTGAACTGGAGCCGCGGCTGTTCTCCTTCAACAGCCCGGTCGGGGCCTGCCCGACTTGCGACGGTCTCGGCGTCAAACAATTCTTCGATCCCGCCCGTGTCGTGGCGCACCCGGAGCTGAGTCTACCGGCAGGCGCGATACGCGGCTGGGACCGGCGCAACGCCTATTATTTCAATCTCATCAGTGCGCTCGCGGAGCACTACGAGTTCGATCTCGATACGCCCTTTCAAGATCTGCCCAAACGGCTGCGCGATATTATCCTGTACGGCAGCGGCGCACAGATCATCGCCTTCAAGTACCCCAATGAACGCGGCAAGCTCGGCGCCCGCCCTCACCCCTTCGAGGGCGTCATCCCCAACCTGCAACGCCGCTACCGCGAGACGGAATCCAACGTCGTGCGCGAAGAGTTGGCCAAATATCTCGGCACGCAATCTTGTCCTGAATGCGAGGGCTCACGCCTTAATAAAGCCGCGCGCCACGTTTACATCGCGCAGCAGAGTCTGCCCGCTGTCAGCGCCATGCCGGTCGAAGCGGCGCTCACGTTTTTCTCTCACCTTAAACTACCCGGCCGGCGCGGCGAGATCGCCGGCAAGATCGTCAAGGAGATCAGCCAACGCCTCAACTTTCTGGTCAACGTCGGATTGGACTATCTCACCCTCGACCGCAGCGCCGAAACCCTGTCCGGCGGAGAAGCCCAGCGCATCAGGCTTGCCAGCCAGATCGGCGCAGGACTGGTGGGCGTGATGTACATCCTCGACGAGCCCTCTATCGGCCTGCACCAGCGCGACAATCAGCGCCTGCTCAACACCCTCACCTATCTACGCGATCTCGGCAATACGGTGATTGTCGTGGAGCACGATGAAGAAGCCATCCGCGCTGCCGATCACATGGTGGACATCGGCCCCGG
This window harbors:
- a CDS encoding DNA translocase FtsK 4TM domain-containing protein; amino-acid sequence: MPQASRKKDPVNPFAPLARRLGPRLREGALFLGGAIAVYLWASLSTHQPSDPGWWHSDAAGQVANRGGVAGAWFADIFLHLFGYLAYLFPLMIGYAGWVVFKQRHSGEGFDPRHLILAGVGFVLALTAGAGLATLHIFSATMPESAGGILGEEVVKGLVGAFNPLGATLLMLALFLTGVTLATGLSWLWLTDTLGRLTLTLMARLRPLWLDLQERWAGRRARIQRDETVTAQRIKTGKRTPPRIEPVIKNFEVSERVEKERQVPLFDQPAGSLPPLSLLDPPEPAQQGLSDDALQAMSRQVELKLLDFGIEVQVVAVHPGPVITRFELQPTPGLKVNQITNLVKDLARSLSVPSVRIVEVIPGKPVIGLEIPNERRSLVRLTETLQSKEYNDAASKLTLALGMDISGHPVVVDLAKMPHLLVAGTTGSGKSVAINAMILSLLFNAKPDEVRLILIDPKMLELSIYEGIPHLLTPVVTDMKEAAHALRWCVAEMDKRYRLMSALGVRNIGGYNKRIHEAEASGQPIAHPFHTPVDGLATPLLEPVPYIVVVIDDLADMMMVVGKKVEDLIARLAQKARASGIHLILATQRPSVDVITGLIKANIPSRIAFQVSSKIDSRTILDQMGAEQLLGHGDMLYLPPGTGMPTRIHGAFVADHEVHKVAAYLKRQGAPAYLEEVLSGGDVEERGNSFSDELSNVESDPLYDQALNIVTETRRASISGIQRRLKIGYNRAARLIEEMEQAGVVGPLQSNGSREVLAPPPRD
- the ssb gene encoding single-stranded DNA-binding protein, encoding MARGVNKVILIGNLGKDPEVRYMPSGGAVANVTLATSESWKDKTTGEQQERTEWHNVVFYNRLAEIVGEYLKKGSQVYVEGSLRTRKWQDKNTGADRYTTEIIANEMQMLGSRAGQGSPSYQSEPGGVEAKAGKPAPAPATDTLDDDIPF
- a CDS encoding MFS transporter, translating into MTPTERRATFSLAGIYALRMLGLFLILPVFSLYATDHLTGATPMLIGLAIGAYGLSQAVLQIPFGMLSDRFRRKPIIIIGLLLFALGSVVAALSGTIWGVIIGRFLQGSGAIAAAVMALAADLTREEQRTKAMAVIGTTIGLSFAVALVAGPLLNSWIGVPGIFWLTALLALGGIVVLKLGVPQHVDSRFHRDAEAMPSKFAGVFGDAQLMRLNFGILALHAMLMASFVALPLALRDHAGLSSDHHWWVYLPVMLVAIAVMAPFVIVAEKRRCMKQVFVGAIVLLGLSELGLIAGYESVAGITVALLLFFTAFNILEATLPSLISKAAPADSKGTAMGIYSTSQFIGAFIGGGAGGWLLGAYGLAAVFGFCALMAATWVLVAVGMPSPRYLRNRMVNVGTISAERAYELASRFKKVPGVVEAVVVAEEGVAYLKVDSALLDETALREFSAAEA
- the uvrA gene encoding excinuclease ABC subunit UvrA produces the protein MNTLRIRGARTHNLQNIDLDLPRDKLIVITGLSGSGKSSLAFDTLYAEGQRRYVESLSSYARQFLSIMEKPDVDHIEGLSPAISIEQKSTSHNPRSTVGTVTEIYDYLRLLFARTGEPHCPEHDTVLEAQTISQMVDQVMTLPEGTALMLLAPVVQNRKGEHVQVLDELRTRGFVRARIDGSLVGLDQAPALDLRKKHTIEVVIDRFKARPGLEQRLAESFETALALSEGMVRVAFMESANDVQGRTNVARGRTPGATGKTPADLVFSAKFACPICGYSLSELEPRLFSFNSPVGACPTCDGLGVKQFFDPARVVAHPELSLPAGAIRGWDRRNAYYFNLISALAEHYEFDLDTPFQDLPKRLRDIILYGSGAQIIAFKYPNERGKLGARPHPFEGVIPNLQRRYRETESNVVREELAKYLGTQSCPECEGSRLNKAARHVYIAQQSLPAVSAMPVEAALTFFSHLKLPGRRGEIAGKIVKEISQRLNFLVNVGLDYLTLDRSAETLSGGEAQRIRLASQIGAGLVGVMYILDEPSIGLHQRDNQRLLNTLTYLRDLGNTVIVVEHDEEAIRAADHMVDIGPGAGVHGGRIVAQGTPQDIMANPASLTGQYLSGRKRIAVPEQRTPINKKRCLRLQGASGNNLKGITVEIPAGLMTCITGVSGSGKSTLINDTLYRLVARELHGASEEPAPYASISGLELFDKVVDIDQSPIGRTPRSNPATYTGLFTPIRELFTGTAEARSRGYTPGRFSFNVKGGRCEACQGDGLIKVEMHFLPDIYVACDICKGKRYNRETLEVRYKGSNINEVLEMTVEDARVFFDAVPAIAHKLQTLMDVGLSYIKLGQNATTLSGGEAQRVKLSRELSRRDTGNTLYILDEPTTGLHFHDIEQLLGVLHSLRDRNNTIVVIEHNLDVIKTADWVIDLGPEGGDKGGEIIAVGTPEDIAAQPHSYTGQYLKPVLERV